One segment of Plasmodium vivax chromosome 14, whole genome shotgun sequence DNA contains the following:
- a CDS encoding tryptophan-rich antigen (Pv-fam-a) (encoded by transcript PVX_121897A), translating into MVALLPISFFSLSAAYLLSNISPSSQSAVDYIEQEPLDILNLEEGDLEVTEQWKDNEWHNWKLKLEEDWDSFSTSLIRDKKDFMKIKTDELNGWLNLEENKWNNFSGYLSDGYKNYLLKKSEKWNDADWENWANTEMVAHLDKDYHLWSLNTERSVNALVRGEWNQWQHDKMSSWLSSDWKKVGAMYWDLQESRNWASYSHTDDMKEHWIKWNDRNARENIEWSKWVQNKEYFIMYARHSDIEQWKYDNYALYSTWRNDFINRWVSEKKWNSILN; encoded by the coding sequence TCCTCTCAAAGCGCAGTAGATTACATTGAACAGGAACCACTAGATATACTAAACCTAGAAGAAGGTGATTTAGAAGTAACCGAACAATGGAAAGATAATGAATGGCACAACTGGAAGTTGAAATTGGAGGAAGATTGGGATTCCTTTTCTACATCTTTGATTAGGGATAAGAAAGATTtcatgaaaataaaaacggatGAATTAAATGGATGGCTTAATCTcgaggaaaataaatggaataatttttctggATATTTGAGTGATGGATACAAAAATTATCTATTAAAGAAATCCGAAAAATGGAATGATGCTGACTGGGAAAACTGGGCAAATACAGAGATGGTAGCTCATCTTGATAAAGATTATCACTTATGGTCTTTAAATACAGAAAGATCCGTAAATGCATTAGTAAGAGGAGAATGGAATCAATGGCAACATGACAAAATGTCATCCTGGTTATCTAGTGATTGGAAAAAAGTTGGAGCCATGTATTGGGATTTACAGGAAAGTAGAAACTGGGCTTCATATTCACACACAGATGATATGAAAGAGCACTGGATCAAATGGAATGATAGAAATGCTAGAGAAAATATTGAATGGTCAAAATGGGTGCAAAAcaaagaatattttattatgtacgCAAGGCACAGTGATATTGAACAATGGAAATATGATAATTATGCCTTATACAGCACCTGGAGAAATGACTTTATTAACAGATGGgtaagtgaaaaaaaatggaattcaATACTCAATTAG